Proteins encoded in a region of the Longimicrobium sp. genome:
- a CDS encoding tetratricopeptide repeat protein, whose product MRATRAKTNVREPRRWRTPPPLIRGSETLEGMDILREVGSEAGVLLWQSYRNVMFWATAEPGERAGLFSAEASRKRLAEVGAARLPHEITEPLNVIGRLLAAPEDTPGDAVAAACTAVGEWAEAEQHGATALAFAQAAALAMPRSAALALKVGQVARERAEMARAETWFRHAIMISRQVGDWETYARAYIALGNMAIKRGSFPVAHRMHIKALRAARRKGLPALQGMAAHDLFVVALETGRHAQAEEYARAAFRAYGPHHDRLPVLAQDVAYLWMQQGHFAPALEVFDALRPHAAGKRDFGLTVVSNIARAAGGVGEREVFRKAWVEVNRLAKEPEVRPVLAAAMLELARGAASLGEWDRAEQAAEQASAVATELRQSKLMISADAVLDSIRNGRRIERRVADTNTSTGGSQDTEVFAASLVRTLEMASSH is encoded by the coding sequence ATGAGAGCCACCCGCGCCAAGACCAACGTGCGCGAGCCCCGCCGCTGGCGGACGCCGCCCCCCCTGATCCGCGGTTCGGAGACGCTGGAAGGGATGGACATCCTGCGCGAAGTCGGCAGCGAGGCGGGGGTCCTGCTCTGGCAGTCGTACCGCAACGTGATGTTCTGGGCCACGGCGGAGCCCGGCGAGCGCGCCGGCCTGTTCTCGGCCGAAGCGAGCCGCAAGCGCCTCGCCGAGGTGGGGGCCGCGCGCCTGCCGCACGAGATCACCGAACCGCTGAACGTCATCGGCCGCCTGCTCGCCGCGCCCGAGGACACCCCCGGCGATGCGGTGGCCGCGGCGTGCACGGCAGTTGGGGAGTGGGCCGAAGCTGAGCAGCATGGTGCCACAGCGCTTGCGTTCGCGCAGGCGGCGGCGCTCGCCATGCCGCGCAGCGCGGCCCTGGCGCTCAAGGTGGGGCAGGTGGCGCGCGAACGTGCCGAGATGGCCCGTGCCGAGACCTGGTTCCGGCACGCCATCATGATCTCACGCCAGGTGGGTGACTGGGAGACCTACGCCCGCGCCTACATCGCGCTGGGGAACATGGCCATCAAGCGCGGCAGCTTCCCCGTCGCGCACCGCATGCACATCAAGGCGCTCCGGGCCGCACGCAGGAAGGGCCTTCCGGCGCTGCAGGGTATGGCGGCGCACGACCTGTTCGTGGTTGCCCTGGAGACGGGGCGGCATGCGCAGGCGGAAGAGTACGCTCGGGCCGCGTTCCGCGCGTACGGGCCGCACCACGACCGCCTGCCCGTGCTGGCGCAGGACGTGGCGTACCTCTGGATGCAGCAGGGGCACTTCGCGCCGGCGCTTGAGGTGTTCGACGCACTGAGGCCGCACGCCGCGGGCAAGCGCGACTTCGGCCTGACCGTCGTGTCGAACATCGCGCGCGCGGCGGGTGGCGTAGGCGAGCGCGAGGTGTTCCGGAAGGCATGGGTAGAGGTGAACCGGCTCGCCAAGGAGCCCGAGGTTCGCCCCGTGCTGGCGGCTGCGATGCTGGAGCTGGCGCGCGGCGCGGCTTCGCTGGGTGAGTGGGACCGCGCCGAGCAGGCTGCCGAGCAGGCGAGTGCTGTTGCGACCGAGCTGCGCCAGTCCAAGTTGATGATCAGTGCCGACGCGGTGCTGGACTCCATCCGCAACGGACGCCGCATTGAGCGCAGGGTGGCGGACACCAACACCTCGACGGGGGGATCGCAAGATACGGAAGTATTTGCCGCCAGTCTGGTGCGGACGCTGGAGATGGCGTCGAGCCACTGA
- a CDS encoding helix-turn-helix domain-containing protein, translating to MLDPYRKNARGLWKLTPELRGFLWEFPSITVVAAIDVRAGCSHDLRTLGEWGVADVISIYEDDTGEGMLRRLRLAQGRPLQNLLARSLPATVSGQSRTLLMTAAEVVSMGGKGRDLARALHLSQRTVLRWAERAGLPPPRRILAWMRILLASSLLDDPGRTVFSVACACGYASDSSLRRAMQDFLGTIPTHLRREGAFERATHAFIQELAEFKELGPESIVTGRGRAATDRRARAAAEAARREATK from the coding sequence TTGCTGGATCCCTACCGCAAGAACGCGCGCGGCCTCTGGAAACTGACTCCGGAGCTGCGCGGTTTCCTTTGGGAGTTCCCCTCGATAACGGTGGTGGCGGCGATCGACGTGCGCGCCGGCTGCTCGCACGACCTCCGCACGCTGGGAGAGTGGGGAGTGGCGGACGTCATCTCCATCTACGAGGACGACACCGGCGAGGGAATGCTGCGCCGGCTGCGGCTGGCGCAGGGCCGTCCGCTGCAGAACCTGCTGGCGCGCTCGCTTCCCGCCACCGTGTCTGGCCAGTCGCGCACGCTGCTGATGACGGCGGCTGAGGTGGTCTCGATGGGCGGGAAGGGACGCGACCTGGCGCGCGCGCTTCATCTTTCACAGCGCACCGTGCTGCGCTGGGCCGAGCGTGCCGGCCTCCCCCCGCCGCGCCGGATCCTGGCCTGGATGCGCATCCTGCTGGCTTCGTCGCTGCTCGATGACCCGGGGCGCACCGTGTTCAGCGTGGCGTGCGCGTGCGGCTACGCGTCGGACAGCAGCCTGCGGCGCGCGATGCAGGATTTCCTCGGCACCATCCCCACACACCTGCGACGCGAAGGCGCATTCGAGCGCGCGACGCACGCCTTCATTCAGGAGCTTGCGGAGTTCAAGGAGCTGGGGCCGGAGAGCATCGTCACCGGCCGGGGCCGCGCCGCCACCGACCGCCGCGCCCGCGCTGCCGCGGAAGCCGCCCGAAGAGAGGCGACGAAGTAG
- a CDS encoding helix-turn-helix domain-containing protein, translating into MQPILRPLIVMHPDSVFKERMRRIGSQRFQTQFVSDWDVLRTTLQESPPAALVVVDPYRRTYGSEAELAPELRSLLWEFPTATVIAALEVQRGRMRDLRTLGEWGVKEIIALDEEDTLEAITRRLRAAQGRPLQSLLERSLPANLSGRARALLMAAAEVVAEGGHGRDLAAALRLSERTLLRWAEQADLPPPRRILAWMRVLLACELLDDQAQTVLSVAYTCGYASDSSLRRAVQEFTGVLLTELRKRGAFATASEMFLKELEETREHGRARRKAARAEARAALQAERAAATARGERGTRGRRGAPRKRAARPAAS; encoded by the coding sequence ATGCAACCGATTCTTCGGCCGCTGATCGTGATGCATCCCGACTCCGTGTTCAAGGAGCGGATGCGGCGCATCGGCAGCCAGCGCTTCCAGACCCAGTTCGTCTCCGACTGGGACGTGCTGCGCACGACGCTCCAGGAGTCGCCGCCGGCCGCGCTGGTGGTGGTGGACCCGTACCGGCGCACCTACGGCTCCGAGGCGGAGCTGGCGCCCGAGCTGCGCTCGCTGCTGTGGGAGTTCCCCACGGCGACGGTGATCGCCGCGCTGGAGGTGCAGCGCGGGCGGATGCGCGACCTGCGCACGCTGGGCGAGTGGGGCGTGAAGGAGATCATCGCGCTCGATGAAGAGGACACGCTGGAGGCGATCACCCGACGCCTGCGGGCGGCGCAGGGGCGGCCGCTGCAGAGCCTGCTGGAGCGCTCCCTCCCGGCGAACCTTTCCGGCCGCGCGCGCGCCCTGCTGATGGCCGCCGCCGAAGTGGTGGCCGAGGGCGGCCACGGGCGCGACCTGGCCGCGGCGCTTCGCCTCTCCGAGCGGACGCTGCTGCGATGGGCCGAGCAGGCGGACCTGCCGCCCCCACGCCGGATCCTGGCGTGGATGCGCGTGCTGCTGGCCTGCGAGCTCCTGGACGACCAGGCGCAGACGGTGCTCTCCGTGGCGTACACCTGCGGCTATGCGTCGGACAGCTCGCTGCGGCGCGCGGTGCAGGAGTTCACCGGCGTTCTGCTGACGGAGCTGCGGAAGCGCGGGGCGTTCGCGACCGCATCCGAGATGTTCCTTAAGGAGCTCGAGGAGACGCGCGAGCACGGCCGGGCACGCCGAAAGGCAGCCCGCGCGGAGGCCCGCGCCGCCCTTCAGGCCGAGCGCGCGGCCGCCACCGCCCGTGGCGAGCGAGGCACCCGGGGCCGCCGAGGCGCTCCCCGCAAGCGTGCCGCCCGCCCGGCCGCTTCCTGA
- a CDS encoding alpha/beta hydrolase: MHPSSALVPALAAITALAATGCSPRRAAESLLLGSHFVRTEGVAYGPEARQRLDVYRPKAVRAPAPLVVFLHGGRWNSGTRGDYRLLGDALTRRGWVTVVPDYRLAPAARFPAWVEDGARAVRWARDNAARLGGDSTRIFVVGHSAGGHSAALLALDEHFLRDAGVPAGAVRGFVSLAGPVDTTWTDPDIQALMGPREGWPATYPTTHVDGTDPPLLLLHGGGDRTVAVENSVRLATRIRDRGGCARSIVYAGVGHVQIVVALSAPRLRIAPVLDDIDAFVRDPRRGCTATG; this comes from the coding sequence ATGCACCCGAGCTCTGCTCTCGTCCCTGCACTGGCCGCGATCACCGCCCTCGCCGCCACTGGCTGCTCGCCGAGGCGGGCGGCGGAGTCGCTGCTGCTGGGGAGCCACTTCGTACGCACTGAGGGCGTGGCGTACGGGCCGGAAGCGCGGCAGCGGCTGGACGTGTACCGGCCGAAGGCGGTACGCGCACCCGCACCATTGGTGGTGTTCCTCCACGGCGGGCGCTGGAACAGCGGGACACGCGGGGACTACCGCCTCCTCGGCGATGCCCTCACCCGGCGCGGGTGGGTGACGGTGGTCCCCGATTACCGTCTCGCGCCCGCGGCCCGCTTCCCGGCTTGGGTGGAAGACGGGGCGCGTGCCGTCCGCTGGGCACGCGACAACGCCGCGCGCTTGGGCGGAGACAGCACCCGCATCTTCGTGGTGGGGCATTCCGCCGGGGGCCACAGCGCCGCGCTCCTCGCCCTCGACGAGCACTTCCTGCGCGACGCCGGAGTCCCCGCGGGTGCGGTGCGGGGCTTCGTCTCGCTCGCGGGGCCTGTCGACACCACCTGGACCGACCCGGACATTCAGGCGCTGATGGGCCCGCGCGAGGGCTGGCCCGCCACCTACCCCACCACCCACGTTGACGGCACCGACCCTCCGCTACTCCTCCTCCACGGCGGCGGCGACCGCACCGTAGCGGTGGAGAACTCCGTGCGCCTGGCCACGCGCATTCGGGATCGTGGCGGGTGCGCGCGCTCCATCGTGTACGCGGGCGTGGGACACGTGCAGATCGTGGTCGCGCTGTCCGCGCCCCGCCTGCGGATCGCGCCGGTGCTCGACGACATCGACGCCTTCGTGCGCGACCCGCGCCGCGGCTGCACCGCGACAGGCTAG
- a CDS encoding PAS domain-containing protein, whose amino-acid sequence MELSLALEELRVSEEELRVQSDMLSAVQHALETERERYLGFFTHLPDPCLVTDAAGVVREANRAAGELLGARPEALGGKPLAVFVGEEDRRDFRNRILEGLPLDETAEWEVSLRPRGSLPLRVKARVSVMREAQGRTALIWVFRGLADSLDAARDETTLLEAMLDALATPACALDLDGTLLRWNRAATDALGWEPETAGDACPVRFPGEESGGEALLRTRERLDGVPAEVTRGNGQVVRLRASVAPLLAGDARRGTLLTFAAEAPEARTTERDDAESILQQCRSALAGEAAAGTVYERLRTWIASGLHLGHLRPGSRLPSIRQVADAAGAEHRAVAAAYRALAAEGLVEVRNRQGAFVAGAWEPAAPPLGETADWLAGVLEGASGLRIRIPQLADVVGRWTTSTRVRCACMESVEDERAALVAEMAGQWGMEAIPVAPGSFRADGRGAPEALHGVELIVTTAFHATEAHAAGRALGVPVLVLAAGPEMVQAAEERLSEGPLTAVVADAGYAARLRFLRGSERLRVVLADDAAAIASLNPSESVLLTPAARQKLGSDSPRMLVPLPSFVSRTPARTIAALLIQHNLAPARRRG is encoded by the coding sequence ATGGAGCTCAGCCTCGCGCTGGAAGAGCTGCGCGTGTCCGAGGAGGAGCTGCGCGTGCAGAGCGACATGCTCAGCGCCGTGCAGCATGCGCTGGAGACGGAGCGTGAGCGTTACCTGGGCTTCTTCACCCACCTCCCCGACCCGTGCCTGGTGACCGACGCGGCCGGGGTTGTGCGCGAGGCGAACCGCGCCGCCGGCGAGCTCCTGGGCGCCCGGCCGGAAGCGCTGGGCGGAAAGCCGCTTGCCGTGTTCGTGGGCGAGGAGGACCGGCGCGACTTCCGCAACCGCATCCTGGAAGGGCTTCCGCTGGATGAGACGGCGGAGTGGGAGGTGAGCCTGCGCCCGCGCGGCAGCCTCCCCTTGCGCGTAAAGGCGCGGGTGAGCGTGATGCGTGAGGCGCAGGGCCGCACCGCCCTGATATGGGTCTTCCGCGGCCTGGCCGATTCGCTGGACGCGGCCCGGGACGAGACCACGCTGCTGGAGGCGATGCTGGACGCCCTGGCCACGCCGGCCTGCGCGCTGGACCTGGACGGCACCCTCCTTCGCTGGAACCGGGCCGCCACCGACGCGCTGGGCTGGGAGCCGGAGACGGCGGGCGATGCCTGCCCGGTGCGCTTTCCGGGCGAGGAGTCGGGGGGCGAAGCCCTTCTCCGGACACGCGAGCGGCTGGACGGCGTGCCGGCCGAGGTGACGCGCGGCAACGGCCAGGTGGTACGCCTGCGCGCCTCCGTGGCGCCGCTCCTGGCCGGAGATGCGCGGCGCGGGACGCTCCTTACCTTCGCCGCGGAGGCGCCCGAGGCGCGCACCACCGAGCGCGACGACGCGGAGTCGATCCTTCAGCAGTGCCGCTCCGCCCTCGCCGGCGAGGCGGCGGCCGGAACCGTTTACGAGCGGCTCCGCACCTGGATCGCGTCCGGGCTGCACCTGGGCCACCTGCGCCCGGGGAGCCGCCTTCCCAGCATCCGCCAGGTGGCGGACGCGGCCGGGGCCGAGCACCGCGCCGTCGCCGCCGCCTACCGCGCCCTCGCCGCCGAGGGCCTGGTGGAGGTCCGCAACCGGCAGGGCGCCTTCGTGGCCGGCGCCTGGGAGCCCGCGGCGCCGCCGCTGGGCGAGACGGCGGACTGGCTGGCGGGGGTGCTGGAAGGCGCCTCGGGGCTGCGCATCCGCATTCCGCAGCTCGCCGACGTGGTGGGCCGCTGGACGACCTCCACCCGCGTGCGCTGTGCCTGCATGGAGTCGGTGGAGGACGAGCGGGCGGCGCTGGTGGCGGAGATGGCGGGGCAGTGGGGGATGGAGGCCATTCCGGTGGCGCCCGGCTCCTTCCGCGCCGACGGCCGCGGGGCTCCGGAGGCGCTGCACGGCGTGGAGCTGATCGTCACCACCGCCTTCCACGCGACCGAGGCGCACGCCGCCGGCCGCGCGCTGGGAGTCCCGGTGCTGGTGCTGGCCGCCGGCCCAGAGATGGTGCAGGCGGCGGAGGAGCGGCTGTCCGAGGGTCCGTTGACCGCCGTGGTGGCCGATGCGGGTTACGCGGCCCGTCTCCGCTTCCTGCGCGGCTCCGAGCGCCTTCGCGTGGTGCTGGCCGACGATGCGGCCGCGATCGCGTCGCTCAACCCGTCGGAGAGCGTGCTGCTGACTCCGGCCGCGCGGCAGAAGCTGGGGAGCGACTCCCCGCGGATGCTGGTGCCGCTCCCGTCGTTCGTCTCCCGCACTCCGGCGCGCACCATCGCGGCGCTGCTGATCCAGCACAATCTCGCGCCGGCCCGGCGCCGGGGGTAA
- a CDS encoding murein L,D-transpeptidase catalytic domain family protein has translation MNSNLQALAAAAVIFGIAASLPNDTKSAAAPAEKAPPPAAAAFRPAAQAVLSGVGIEKAAPVEELSEAETALAALAGDVRKQSHPDALRLAFEAYYNYRAENPDEVRKPYLYFVDYGLDSRTRRGYVFDMEKLRVVDGPFAVAHGRGSGAKYGVPTKFTNREGSATSSLGLFKAREVYAFTGHAGGEVYRSVGLRLDGVSGRFNNAARQRRVVVHGAPYVSESEAGRSEGCPAMDPARARKLIPRIGNGGMVFLFSPLDKTWLKSDPWVHRDALNG, from the coding sequence ATGAACTCCAACCTTCAGGCACTCGCGGCCGCAGCCGTCATCTTTGGCATCGCCGCGTCGCTTCCGAACGATACAAAGAGCGCCGCCGCACCCGCTGAAAAAGCGCCGCCGCCCGCCGCCGCCGCGTTCAGGCCTGCCGCCCAGGCCGTGCTGAGCGGCGTGGGGATCGAAAAGGCCGCGCCCGTGGAAGAGCTGTCCGAGGCGGAGACCGCGCTGGCCGCCCTCGCCGGTGACGTCCGCAAGCAGAGCCATCCGGACGCGCTGCGCCTGGCCTTCGAGGCCTACTACAACTATAGGGCGGAGAATCCAGACGAGGTCCGCAAGCCGTACCTGTACTTCGTGGACTACGGGCTGGACAGCCGCACCAGGCGCGGCTACGTCTTCGACATGGAAAAGCTGCGGGTGGTGGACGGACCCTTCGCCGTGGCCCACGGCCGCGGGTCCGGCGCCAAATACGGCGTACCGACGAAGTTCACCAATCGTGAGGGGAGCGCCACCTCTTCGCTCGGGCTGTTCAAGGCGCGCGAGGTCTACGCCTTCACCGGTCACGCCGGCGGCGAGGTGTACCGCTCGGTGGGGCTGCGCCTGGACGGGGTCTCCGGCCGCTTCAACAACGCCGCCCGCCAGCGCCGCGTCGTGGTGCACGGCGCGCCGTACGTGAGCGAGAGCGAGGCCGGACGCAGCGAAGGGTGCCCCGCGATGGACCCGGCGCGCGCCAGGAAGCTGATCCCCAGGATCGGCAACGGCGGGATGGTCTTCCTCTTTTCGCCGCTGGACAAGACGTGGCTGAAGAGCGACCCCTGGGTGCATCGGGACGCGCTGAACGGATGA
- a CDS encoding PilT/PilU family type 4a pilus ATPase, with amino-acid sequence MEQPRLNLLLRTLIDHKGSDLHLSPGIEPRIRVDGEMIPLQMTALAGGHIQAVVQEVMDPPLRERWRDTEDLDFAYESPDLGRFRVNVYTGRRGVGAVLRVIPAVIPSAQDLRLPPAITGLARIPNGLVLVTGPTGSGKSTTLAALVDLINRQRAGHIITIEDPVEFTHESRTSIVTHREVGRDVPSFPRALRAALREDPDVVVVGEIRDVETMQLALSAAETGHLVFGTLHTSSATKTANRVVDMMPPERQQQVRTQFADVLRAIVTQRLVRKRGGGRLGAYEILLNTTPVQNNIKENKPSLIEGAMNDKASGMQTLERALALMVVQSWVEEDEAMAAANSPESLRTEIGSLRVPDRARPW; translated from the coding sequence ATGGAACAGCCCCGCCTCAACCTCCTCCTCCGCACCCTCATCGACCACAAAGGGTCCGACCTCCACCTTTCCCCCGGAATCGAGCCGCGCATCCGGGTGGACGGCGAGATGATCCCCCTGCAGATGACGGCGCTGGCGGGCGGCCACATCCAGGCCGTGGTGCAGGAGGTGATGGACCCGCCGCTGCGCGAGCGCTGGCGCGACACCGAGGACCTGGACTTCGCCTACGAATCGCCGGATCTGGGGCGCTTCCGGGTGAACGTCTACACGGGCCGGCGCGGCGTCGGGGCGGTGCTTCGGGTGATCCCGGCCGTCATCCCCAGCGCGCAGGATCTCCGCCTTCCCCCGGCGATCACGGGGCTGGCGCGCATCCCCAACGGCCTGGTGCTGGTGACGGGCCCCACCGGCTCCGGCAAGTCGACCACGCTGGCGGCGCTGGTGGACCTCATCAACCGGCAGCGCGCGGGACACATCATCACCATCGAAGACCCGGTGGAGTTCACGCACGAGAGCCGCACCTCAATCGTCACGCACCGCGAGGTGGGGCGCGACGTCCCTTCCTTTCCACGCGCGCTGCGGGCGGCGCTGCGCGAGGATCCCGACGTGGTGGTGGTGGGCGAGATCCGCGACGTGGAGACGATGCAGCTCGCCCTCTCCGCCGCGGAGACGGGGCACCTGGTCTTTGGGACGCTGCACACCAGCAGCGCCACCAAGACGGCTAACCGCGTCGTCGACATGATGCCCCCCGAGCGGCAGCAGCAGGTGAGGACGCAGTTCGCGGACGTGCTGCGCGCCATCGTCACGCAGCGCCTGGTGAGGAAGCGCGGCGGCGGCCGTCTGGGCGCCTACGAGATCCTCCTCAACACGACTCCGGTGCAGAACAACATCAAGGAGAACAAGCCGTCGCTCATTGAGGGCGCGATGAACGACAAGGCCAGCGGGATGCAGACGCTGGAGCGCGCCCTTGCACTGATGGTGGTGCAGAGCTGGGTAGAGGAGGACGAGGCGATGGCCGCCGCCAACAGCCCCGAGAGCCTGCGCACCGAGATCGGCTCCCTGCGCGTTCCCGATCGCGCCCGGCCCTGGTGA
- a CDS encoding M23 family metallopeptidase, translating into MIPARAALACALVVAACGAGILRAAPPSADAGLSLRLDSLEGRISRVEARVGLAPGPLRPSPLLARYEELRSREARIAARVDSARLFIPDAAPLAAGTITSAYGPRRYHPVVRRVLPHWGLDIAARHGAPVFATADGVVLATFRSPTYGTGVDLRHGDTFLTRYAHLSALSVRNGERVRRGQLIGRVGATGRTTGPHLHYEAYVRRADGYHSVDPIRLLPPDGHLRL; encoded by the coding sequence GTGATCCCCGCGCGGGCGGCGCTGGCGTGTGCGCTCGTGGTGGCGGCGTGCGGCGCAGGTATTCTGCGCGCCGCCCCGCCTTCGGCCGACGCGGGCCTGTCGCTGCGGCTGGACAGCCTGGAGGGGCGCATCTCCCGGGTGGAGGCGCGTGTAGGGCTGGCGCCCGGCCCGCTGCGCCCCAGCCCGCTCCTGGCGCGCTACGAGGAGCTCCGGAGCCGCGAGGCGCGCATCGCCGCACGCGTGGACTCGGCGCGCCTCTTTATCCCGGACGCGGCGCCGCTGGCAGCGGGAACCATCACCAGCGCCTACGGGCCGCGCCGGTACCACCCGGTGGTGCGCCGCGTCCTGCCGCACTGGGGGCTGGACATCGCGGCCCGGCACGGCGCGCCTGTTTTCGCCACGGCGGACGGCGTTGTGCTCGCCACCTTTCGCTCGCCCACCTACGGCACCGGCGTGGACCTCCGCCACGGTGACACGTTTCTCACGCGATACGCCCACCTCTCCGCCCTCTCCGTGCGCAACGGCGAGCGAGTGCGGCGCGGCCAGCTGATCGGCCGCGTCGGAGCCACGGGGCGCACCACCGGCCCCCATCTCCACTATGAGGCCTACGTGCGGCGCGCGGACGGCTACCACAGCGTCGATCCCATCCGCCTCCTCCCGCCGGATGGTCACCTGCGCCTTTGA
- a CDS encoding RNA polymerase sigma factor: MQTDRLHLHEPAPLPPRAALHLVEDAPLPFGGEARTGPADEQLMAHYGRTGCEMTFQILHTRWRSRIRGYFFKRINDRTRSDDLTQIVFMRVHNNRERYDPTKPFSVWIHAIAGNLTINEGRTESRRRVHTMTDLEGEPAAVQALTEGQSMEVRPDDFTYRRQIRAQVERELGRMDAIFAEPFRLHELEGQPYEEISEALSVPVGTVKSRMHRARTQLRERLGHLRAEMTDGPHL, encoded by the coding sequence ATGCAAACGGACCGCCTCCACCTCCACGAGCCCGCCCCCCTTCCACCACGAGCCGCTCTTCACCTGGTCGAAGACGCTCCCCTGCCGTTCGGCGGCGAGGCCAGGACCGGCCCCGCCGACGAGCAGCTGATGGCGCACTATGGCAGGACGGGGTGCGAGATGACCTTCCAGATCCTCCATACGCGCTGGCGCTCGCGCATCCGTGGCTACTTTTTCAAGCGGATCAACGACCGCACCCGTTCCGACGACCTGACGCAGATCGTCTTCATGCGCGTGCACAACAACCGCGAGCGCTACGATCCCACCAAGCCGTTCTCAGTCTGGATCCATGCCATCGCCGGGAACCTCACCATCAACGAGGGGCGCACCGAGTCGCGCCGCCGCGTGCACACCATGACGGATCTGGAGGGCGAGCCCGCCGCGGTGCAGGCGCTCACCGAAGGGCAGTCGATGGAGGTGCGGCCGGACGACTTCACCTATCGGCGCCAGATCCGCGCGCAGGTCGAGCGCGAGCTGGGGCGCATGGATGCCATCTTCGCCGAGCCGTTCCGCCTCCACGAGCTGGAGGGGCAGCCCTACGAGGAGATCTCCGAGGCGCTGAGCGTCCCCGTGGGAACGGTGAAGAGCCGGATGCACCGCGCGCGAACGCAGCTTCGCGAGCGCCTCGGCCACCTGCGCGCCGAGATGACCGACGGGCCGCACCTGTAG
- the lepB gene encoding signal peptidase I, which yields MAKRRTPARASAKNETLEWVKSVGIAVVLFLFIRTFLVQAYSIPSESMERTLLVGDYLMANNAIFGAHLPVVDVALPAIRDPRAGEIVVFRPTYNNPVIDVVKRVIGTPGDTIQMKDRVMFRNGKRLNEPYAIYEQGPDEPLEVQDPEAPTWHRQALAPGADPRSYQPTRNNWGPLVVPAGHYFLMGDNRDHSLDSRFKGFIPRDVIRGKPMFLYYSYDKTSPDALPFVTEVRWGRIGNLIRTASGN from the coding sequence GTGGCCAAGCGCCGCACCCCCGCCAGGGCCTCCGCCAAGAACGAGACGCTGGAGTGGGTCAAGTCGGTCGGCATCGCCGTCGTCCTGTTCCTCTTCATCCGCACCTTCCTGGTGCAGGCGTACTCCATTCCGTCCGAGAGCATGGAGCGCACGCTCCTGGTGGGCGACTACCTGATGGCCAACAACGCCATCTTCGGCGCGCATCTCCCCGTGGTGGACGTGGCGCTCCCCGCCATCCGCGACCCGCGGGCGGGGGAGATCGTGGTATTCCGCCCGACGTACAACAACCCCGTGATCGACGTGGTGAAGCGGGTGATCGGCACGCCGGGCGACACGATCCAGATGAAGGACCGGGTGATGTTCCGCAACGGCAAGCGGCTGAACGAGCCGTACGCCATTTACGAGCAGGGGCCGGACGAGCCGCTGGAGGTGCAGGACCCGGAAGCGCCCACCTGGCACCGGCAGGCGCTGGCGCCCGGCGCCGACCCGCGCAGCTACCAGCCGACGCGCAACAACTGGGGCCCGCTGGTGGTTCCCGCCGGGCACTACTTCCTGATGGGCGACAACCGCGACCACTCGCTGGACTCGCGCTTCAAAGGCTTCATTCCGCGCGACGTGATCCGCGGGAAGCCGATGTTCCTGTATTACTCGTACGACAAGACTTCGCCGGACGCGCTGCCGTTCGTGACGGAGGTGCGCTGGGGACGGATCGGGAACCTGATCCGCACCGCCAGCGGCAACTAG